In the Malaya genurostris strain Urasoe2022 chromosome 1, Malgen_1.1, whole genome shotgun sequence genome, one interval contains:
- the LOC131440362 gene encoding uncharacterized protein LOC131440362, translated as MANFNRNSRVSDQIMDYYLRYGQNRDLEKFLRLRSSTTRSSSDGSLPALDELDRREQIAEKLGRSLENLSVLETQEKRKTLSHERLNEAGASKNLEEKDTSETEKSKLSPKQQQPKPSSAEIVVKETKNEKKSGRNFNFNLESVIEIKLPPVPVVQQPIIISPTQIGQVSLPVPVVHEISSTGTQTVSAARSTTEQQTEEPIRPILKPNTVAALNAEEVIDTTRDISPVSSIASNKQKLEWDSLGDIGYDSNEKFYFCGAADLNETEKRCLQKYFAKKGLNLDEKVVVVKNVQKQESKQKDASKEKLKADAKLKWQAVYQKYKDKYSNQSEISMNLMNPEAQSTPKETSQPKVPQKSGKSTQTSLVKIFTKSIQAEKIDTSDKQIGTESIQSARSVELITNSTSSALVANSEQVEVAESFEFYSSPPSQVNPSSAESTMKSSPEITVSTSSSSSSSSSTAASRKQLSNKENKRTPYNFEDELRLGITLYNTICESRSLPARVKQSLIDKIFSKMMKNDPKGRSKEELLLDCGKFKRPCETEKSDAVLSGVEAVGTSGSSSKVASSNRAEAAESNAENTSNDVEEVISHASKEEIVKNLEELSSKSNEAPNPVSKKIPRDYSASSSQGTLSSRQGSSQTAKQMPRTNLVSVNKLSSSERLASDKRIRKAMNEYLKPMTHSEVDYENQQGLRKSLKLMEAHSKTPSSTTHDDRIFELFQKEKQSQLLKLDKKIEHLRTMRLLLLEDQKAVNEIGKENRTKHPVEQNAKKSDDFSEEKENIYANTNQKTTSGGSIPLYTSVPADSTSERSRDQTEYSSATRSDSAWNSHYHMKQIIQNRSKLETPTSDESIAAFIKTRKDKFIENYERHRRQMFEDQHHVYTKPYSGRESKQDLCARQDDKYSVRKMIKPIGKRNFLSSDVFISSDSMSIPAANTLTNTTTHQYDIKSTGSSSDNMDSAKPVATQTTGSILRTKPIFETKPGQSTASVQVPSAAGCQCACNCPCRQKNFIPPLSNRTEIVNDPQTKHDKQQQTKPNSIAYVITFHGDKNKRNSTRSASEKDRVYRDKSSETSETSGSLTRSLPSETTEPRNGEQRNALTLKEQFERNRPGTLSKLKERQKCVNELNKLRLERNKQRKKLLLLTSDDSLKRSGVKKRLPPPPLAQRRIFSSKAIRENTRRQVKKLPEVLRKKEIEKENNLKRKNLILRDTFNRNLQRKVLRGQIDLSNSVRVIQD; from the exons ATGGCTAATTTCAATAGAAATAGTCGTGTCTCAGACCAAATTATGGATTACTATTTACGATACGGTCAGAACCGAGATTTGGAGAAATTTCTTCGTTTGCGGTCTAGCACTACGCGTTCCTCTAGTGATGGTAGTCTTCCGGCCTTGGATGAGCTGGATCGAAGAGAACAGATTGCGGAGAAACTGGGCAGATCAttggaaaatttatcagtgctcGAAACACAAGAAAAGCGGAAAACACTATCTCATGAACGGCTTAACGAAGCCGGAGCTAGTAAAAATTTAGAGGAAAAGGACACTTCGGAAACGGAGAAGTCCAAATTGTCTCCCAAGCAACAGCAGCCAAAACCATCCTCAGCGGAAATTGTggtaaaagaaacaaagaatgaGAAAAAATCTGGtcgaaattttaatttcaatttagaaTCGGTAATAGAAATAAAATTACCTCCTGTGCCAGTTGTTCAGCAACCGATTATTATATCACCAACCCAAATTGGTCaag TGTCCTTGCCAGTTCCGGTTGTGCATGAAATTAGCTCGACTGGAACACAAACCGTTTCAGCCGCTCGATCTACAACAGAGCAGCAAACCGAAGAACCTATTCGCCCGATCCTAAAGCCAAACACAGTAGCAGCTTTAAATGCAGAAGAAGTAATCGACACAACTCGGGACATTTCTCCTGTGAGCAGTATCGCATCGAACAAACAGAAACTGGAGTGGGATTCTCTGGGAGATATCGgatatgattcaaatgaaaaattttatttttgtggagccgcagatttaaatgaaacggAAAAGCGGTGTTTGCAAAAATATTTTGCTAAAAAAGGTTTAAACTTAGATGAGAAGGTCGTTGTggtgaaaaatgttcaaaaacaggaatcgaaacaaaaagatGCAAGTAAAGAGAAATTAAAAGCTGACGCCAAATTGAAGTGGCAGGCAGTTTATCAAAAGTACAAAGATAAatattcgaatcaatctgaaattTCGATGAATCTTATGAATCCGGAAGCTCAGAGCACTCCAAAGGAAACATCGCAACCGAAGGTTCCTCAAAAATCCGGTAAATCAACTCAAACCAgtctagtgaaaattttcaccaaATCAATTCAGGCAGAGAAAATCGACACATCTGACAAACAAATTGGTACAGAGTCGATTCAATCAGCCAGATCTGTTGAATTGATCACAAACTCAACTAGTTCCGCATTAGTGGCAAATTCCGAGCAGGTCGAAGTGGCGGAAAGTTTCGAATTCTATTCATCGCCACCGTCTCAAGTGAATCCATCTTCTGCTGAGTCCACTATGAAAAGTTCACCGGAAATAACTGTTTCTActtcgtcgtcgtcatcatcgtcatcatctacAGCTGCTTCCCGAAAACAGTtgtccaataaagaaaacaaacgAACTCCCTACAACTTCGAGGACGAACTACGGCTCGGCATAACATTGTATAATACGATATGTGAGTCGCGAAGTTTACCGGCTCGCGTGAAGCAAAGTTTGATCGATAAGATCTTCAGCAAAATGATGAAGAATGATCCAAAGGGACGGAGTAAAGAGGAATTGCTGTTGGATTGTGGAAAATTTAAACGGCCTTGTGAAACAGAAAAGAGTGACGCAGTTTTAAGTGGTGTAGAGGCGGTGGGGACCAGTGGAAGCTCATCGAAGGTTGCTAGCAGCAACCGTGCCGAGGCAGCAGAGTCCAACGCCGAAAACACTTCCAACGATGTCGAGGAAGTAATTTCTCACGCGAGCAAAGAGG AAATCGTTAAGAATTTAGAAGAACTAAGTAGTAAAAGTAATGAAGCGCCAAATCCCGTTTCTAAAAAAATCCCGAGAGACTACTCGGCATCCTCATCACAGGGAACTTTATCGTCTCGTCAAGGATCTAGCCAGACTGCCAAGCAAATGCCTCGAACGAATCTGGTATCTGTCAACAAGTTGTCATCTTCCGAGCGTCTTGCCAGTGACAAACGCATTCGAAAAGCTATGAATGAATATCTCAAACCCATGACTCATTCCGAGGTGGATTATGAAAATCAACAAGGCCTGAGGAAGAGTCTTAAACTTATGGAAGCACACAGCAAAACTCCAAGTTCTACGACACACGATGACAGAATCTTTGAACTTTTCCAAAAGGAAAAACAATCCCAATTGTTAAAGTTAGACAAGAAGATTGAACATTTGCGAACAATGAGACTGTTACTGCTAGAAGATCAAAAGGCTGTGAATGAAATAGGTAAAGAGaacagaacaaaacacccagtagaacaaaatgcgaaaaaatcggatgatttttcagaagaaaaagaaaatatctATGCCAACACCAATCAGAAAACTACGAGTGGTGGCAGTATTCCTCTGTACACTTCGGTTCCCGCCGATAGCACGAGTGAACGATCTAGGGATCAAACAGAATACTCTTCAGCGACACGTTCGGATTCGGCATGGAACTCACACTATCATATGAAGCAAATTATTCAAAACCGTTCAAAACTAGAAACTCCAACGTCCGACGAAAGCATTGCTGCATTCATTAAAACACGAAAAGACAAGTTTATTGAAAACTACGAACGTCACCGCAGACAAATGTTTGAAGACCAGCATCACGTCTATACCAAACCGTACAGTGGCCGAGAGAGTAAACAAGATCTCTGCGCTCGACAGGACGACAAATATAGTGTGCGGAAAATGATCAAACCGATCGGGAAACGAAATTTCCTCAGCAGCGACGTGTTCATTTCTTCAGACTCGATGTCAATTCCAGCCGCAAATACTCTCACAAACACCACCACACATCAGTATGACATTAAATCGACCGGATCTAGCTCCGATAACATGGATTCCGCTAAACCGGTTGCCACGCAGACCACCGGTTCGATTCTCCGAACGAAACCGATATTTGAAACAAAGCCAGGACAATCGACTGCTTCGGTACAAGTTCCTTCGGCTGCTGGTTGCCAGTGCGCTTGCAACTGCCCTTGTCGACAGAAGAATTTTATTCCACCACTTTCGAATCGTACGGAAATCGTAAATGACCCACAAACCAAACATGACAAACAGCAACAAACGAAACCGAATTCAATTGCTTATGTAATTACGTTTCATGGGGACAAAAATAAACGAAACTCAACACGGAGTGCGTCAGAAAAGGATAGAGTTTATCGCGACAAATCAAGCGAGACTAGCGAGACGTCCGGTAGTTTGACTAGAAGTCTTCCAAGTGAAACCACCGAACCACGGAATGGAGAACAACGAAATGCTTTGACACTAAAAGAACAATTCGAACGAAATCGTCCGGGAACTCTATCAAAGTTGAAAGAACGGCAGAAGTGTGTCAACGAGTTGAACAAGCTGCGTTTAGAACGAAACAAACAgaggaagaaattattactgctAACATCGGATGATTCACTAAAAAGATCCGGCGTTAAAAAACGATTGCCGCCACCACCCCTAG CTCAGAGACGTATTTTTTCATCGAAAGCAATACGTGAAAATACTCGTCGTCAGGTGAAGAAGTTGCCGGAAGTTCTTCGCAAAAAGGAAATCGAAAAGGAGAACAATCTCAAGCGAAAGAATCTCATTTTGAGGGATACATTCAACCGG AATCTTCAGCGCAAAGTTCTGCGTGGCCAAATCGACCTTTCCAATAGTGTTCGAGTTATACAAGACTAA